The genomic DNA CTTGCTTCGTGCTATTGTATTAATGGCAGTACAGTAGAGAGCTCCTGTATGTCTGGAGGCATTGTGCAGCGTGTAGACCTTCCCTTGAAACAGCTGAGCACCAGTTTCATTATGCCACTCATAGCTGGCTGGGGGGTTAGCATCACTGGAGCATTTCATCTGCACAGATTCCCCCTCCTTAACTTTTGACTTGTACTCAACCTTCACATTCACCGGGGCATCTGCATGGAAACATGCATGTTAACTGCGGCAGTCATAgtgaaaaaaatagtttatacAATTTTTAGTGTTTTACTACAACGTGCTATCAAACCTGAGCTGATGTCAGTGCACACTGAAAAAGGAGGTCATTGGCACTAGCATAAAGAAACTAACTTGATGGGAATACCATTAtctttgcatttatttagtCCTAAAACAGTGTAGTGgatgaagaaaacacaagatCAAATGATTGGGCTACAGGAGAAGCCCATACCACCAAGTTGCTACAGTTCTATCTGAAGGGGACATGAATCTTTGCAATTATTTCAGTAGTTATGAGACTGAGATATTCACAATAATGAACCTCATGGTAGTGCTGGAGGAAAATACAAGGGGCAACCTCTGTTGTAGAATTCATCCTCTAAGAGTCATGACAAGTCTTTAGCTCTACAAATACTGATGGCATACTGAAGCCTTGACCAAAGTGGTAAAACTATATATAGACATAGCCATCTTTAGAGTCAggacaaaaaataactttacacaGCTGTAGAGTAGGTTATGCAGTGCCAAGAGAAAATTAACAGTAGCAGAATAAGgtagaataaataaaattgacCGTCTTATAAATGAGCTTTAGAAAGAGACGTTgcattcttctcttttttttactgccttaaacatgttgtctgacttcaTGTTGGTGAAagtgcacatgaacacacaatgACTGTAAATCCCCAAACTAACAACTCAACCTGATTTGAACGTTGAAAGCttctatatttaaatgtatgtgtgaTGGTTAAACCGCCAACCATGAATCCTTCCTGTTTGGGGCCTGAGCCTGGTTTGGTTTTAATTTCACATCTATTGTTtagttttgtgcatttctttcATTGTATGTGCTCATCTCTCACAGTTTTCTCATTGATTCAAATGCTTTCAAAAATCATATTTCCAGCAGGGAAGCATTTGTGACAAATATCAGAATAACTCATCGAAAACAACACTTACATTTCACGTTGAGCTTCTTGGATGTGGTCTGGTGCTTCCCTCCCTTGTATCTCACGGAGCATTGTAAATTCTTCTCATGATCAACGTGTGTAGGGTTAAAGGTCAGAGTAGAAGTTGCTTTCCACTGGCCAGCatcgagctgctgctgttggaaaACGTTCTCTCCTGAGTGACTCCAGTTGAagacaggaggagaagcagggcaGGAGTGAGACACAGagcaggaggcagacacagtttCACCCTCCTTTAACTCGTTTTTCACAGAGAAAATGATTTGATCTGGTTCACCTGTAAGAACAAGCAGTCATAGCAAAAATCACAAATCACTGGATGTAAAGCTGGATGtaaaatctttacactggctgcctgttagttttcgtgttgattttaaaattcttttaatagtttataaagcattacatggccttgcatcagactacctatcagatatgattttagtttatgaaccagtacggcccctcagaccctccagttcctctctcttagttgttccacagagcaggacaaaaacatttggtgatgctgctttcagctgttacgctccgagactgtgTTGGATCAAAGTTGGGTCCCtctaaataatttaacaaaggaTGTGGTCTAGACCAGCACTTTAAATACGGGTCATCATATAcattttgttatgatttggaGATATATAATGAAAAGTTGATTGATTTTCAAAGTATGTATGATAATGATTTTTGACTTTGTATTCTCCCATTTCAACCAtgacagagatttaaaaaaaaaaactgcaagcaTTTACTGTACAGTAAGAGAAATCAAGATGTACCGGTACTTACTTATCATTGCAATGGAAACAGAGTTGGCGCTGTAAGAATATTTTTCATAGTCGGCCATTTCAATCCTGAAATTAAAAGGTCCCTGGTCACTTTGTTGGATGGGGTCAATCTTCAGAGAACAGTTCTTTTGTCTGACGTCTCCCAGCAGCTCCGTTCGGCCCCGATACTGCTCAATGACTTTAGACTGAACCGGGTGATTGATGAGCTGGTATGCCCCATTGTTCCACATCCCTGTCAATCCAGTGAGAGTCCTCCCTGGATCTGGGTAGTCAAATGTACAGGGGATCACCACACAGGATCCAAGGAGACCTTTAACTGAGGAAGGGACCGTAGCTGTCCAAGAGGAGGCTTCAGTTTGAACAgctgtaagaaaaagaaaaagaaacaaacttcTACTAGCACAATCCCTCTTGCACAAAATGATTAACCTCTTTGTCTGAACAATAATtcaataataagaaaaacatctgaGTGTTAAATGAACTACAAGTGAACTGTGAAATATTGTATAGCTGGATTTAAAAGGGTAGTGAACATACCttgaaaacaaagcaacacataAAGTAGAGGGCATTTTAAAGAAGCCATCCTCCTGGGGTCTGATCGCAGATAAAGTGACAGATATTTCTAAGCTTGTGCTGCGCTGTTGTCATTTCCTCTAGTGACAAATCAGTTGTGTAgtttccattttccatttttaatgTATAATTTTGTTTCCATGTATGTCATTTCAAGTTATACCGCTATAAACTGATGTAAAAAagtgagggaggaaaaaagagtataattttctatatttttgtaACTGAGTTTTGATTGAATCTTTTTTGCATATTGGCTCTTTTAGCCAAATAGCTGCTTCTACCTCCTTTGTTGAATGTTAATAAGGTATTTAATTTTTTACCCAAATCATTACTTCTTCAATTTAAATTTGATCATGTATTTTATCCCACTTCATGAATCCCTGACTCATACCTCATACCCCTCATATCACAGTTTGTGATATGAAGTACAAAAGGCCTCCGTAATGGCTCCTTTAAGTAGTCATTTGATGCCCATCCATGGGAAGCAGTATAGCCCCATTGAATTGCTATTGAAAACTCCTAATGGGCCAGTTGTAGGTTTTATTCTTGGAAGTTATTTTATGAAACTCTAATGACTGAAACTCTGTTCTAAACATGAAAGGTTTCAATTTTCAACACAGTTTGTAAATTAACGACAAAAGAAAAACGTGTTGAGTTTTGCTTTTAAATTACAGTTTATTATGTGCATATAAAgagtgtatttttttctgtgcttttgcTCAACAAAGACAAGCGGAAGTAGCAGTCACAAACCTCAGAGCacacaagttaaaaaacaagtgaacaatcacctacttttacacaactgtCACAAAGGCTAAAACAGTACCAGCCTGAGGAATTTATGCAGTAACCAATAAACTGGCTCAGTCACATGTGAGTTGTACTTTTTTTCATCAGCAAAAGAAAATCCTTTAAAGCCTTGACAACAATGTGATAAGATATAATGCAAGGGTTTGAgataatgaaacattttactGACCAGCAAGTGCTCATTATTATAATCTGTGGTCAAATGTTGTTGCcaatacaaaaacagacaatacCAATCACTAGCACACATcagatattttgttttgtttaagtttACCTTCTCACAGGAAAAGGAACATTACTCTGCCACACACCGTGTTGCacattggagagaaaaaaatatttttcttgctCATTGAAGCCTGAAACTAATGACGCCTCGTGCAGAGGTGGGCCATGTGTGGTTTCTGCCTGTAAAGTTATCTCCTGAACATTACTTCTGAAACCATCATAATAAAAGATGGGTCTCTTTCTATTGCTACTGCTGATCACACCCATTTATGAaactaagaagaaaaaaaatcttctctcGCATTTCACAAAACAAGGTGTTATATGGCCTCACCTCCTGTTCATGCATTCACACCTCTAGTTGTGGTTAGAGACAAAATAGGCCTTGCAGAGGGGCTCTAACAGCATCACAGCATGTGAGTGTTGTTTCCCCTCCGAGCGTCACAACTGAGAGGATCTTCTttctaatttgtattttttacgcAGTAATTCATTTTCCCATTCATGGGCCCTGATCTCCAACAAAAGCAGGGTTCAGCATTCCACCCATGTTTGGATAGCAAGTGTCACCATCTTGAAGAGCCAAATCAAAGTAACGAATGCTGCGGGTGATGTTGGCCTTCTTCTTCATAAaactctgctttctttttactTTCCAGATGTCCTCGTCACATCGTGTCAGGACGTCCTCCAGCTTGACTTTGTCCTCTTTCTGGCGACCCCAGGAAAGTCTCCTGGGAGTGGTCGTAGTGAAGCCGGTGGATGCAGAGTTACCCATGATGGAAAATGTGCCTGAATTAGGATCTATCTGTTAGAAAAAAGGGGGAAGGTACCAAAAGAAGGACTGTTAGCAATCAgaaaatcactgaaaaatcaaacTGTAGACAGCATGCAAAAAGTTTTTACCTGATAACTGTAGCAGTCAGAGAGTTTCTTCTGTTTGCTGGTAAGGTCCAACGTTGAATGAGACGTGAGCAGGATTCAAATTTTTAAAGATAGTTCTGGAGGTCTGACCTCATCTGTCATCAAAGGAACACGTACCTGATAATATCTTTGTTAAAGGGATTAAGGATCGCAGGAACAATCCAAGTTAatcacttctgtttttatcaATCAGTCTGTCAATCAAGCACTGTTCCTGCAATCACAAAGACAGTCATTACCCAAATTTACATTTCAACTTGTTAAAAGTTGTCATAGGTAGTGTAAAGTAGGCTGACTTATTAAGCAtcagtgtttgattttgatgtCTTTGGTTTCAGGTGTCAATAGACACCTGAATAGAGAGGAGCTAACCTCAACATTTTGAGTAGCCACAttcagcacaaagacaacacaacctcATTAATCATTTTCTTATCCATCTGTGTTCTTTTAATCTTATCAGCAATCCCAGCGCTAATACACCATTTTAGTTTGGTGTTCTCCTGATTACTTGAACTTCCCAGTTTGAAGATTGTTTTTGAATAGAATTATTCATTTTGTTAATTGTAAATAGCTATACTGAAATTGAATGTCTTTGCCACCTTTAAAGCTAAATCCTCATCTTTATCTATCCttatacattttgtttcatgttacCTTTTTGGCTCCATCAGATGATACTGAGAAGTGATTGCTATTGAAAACTTAGTCATGCACCAACAACTGCTCAGACTTTTACATTTGGTCAGCTCCTTTTACAACCTGAGCCTTCagctatttatttgtttttgaaaaccAAGAGTTTCTTGAACTTTGTATAACCCTTCTCAATaaactcagtgtgtttcctctccttgtttCACTCACACTCAGCGAAGTCAAAAGGCaccaccatgtggtgaacaTAACCCACCAGCAATAAGTCTATATGGTCCAAACAAGGTTTCTGAAATATCATGTGTGAGAGGTCAACACAGacatttttaagtgtttctGGTATGCTAGTCGATTCTCAAAGAATCCTCAATGATGAAGGTTTTTACTCATTAATCATTCAATGATCAATTAATCCAATCCTGTAGCAGAAAATCACCCACTGAGACTAAATCCATCCAttgagaataaaaaagaaaatcatttaataCTACATTTCTGAAatcagttgttgttgttctacAAACATAATAATGAACCCTTGCTCAGGTTAAAGGTCACTCAATACTTTTTATGTTGATATCCAAATTCATGTAGTGATGTGTAGATTAtccaaaacagcaaaaaaaggagcacactcaacAGTAAATAATATTACACACGCACTACCGCAACAAGACTAAAAAAGAGACCGAAAAGTAGGCACACTAACTGTTCTTCAAGTTTCCTTTATCTGGGTAAGAGCAGCGTACAAAACCACAATGGACATGTTTCAGCACTTCATCAGCGTCGCATGCAAGGGAACTTGAAGGATATTTTGTgcgctgacttttctgtctctagGTATATATAACTGCCtagctgtttctttttgtgactgtttccttctttgtctccttaTTTTGTCCTTTAGGGGGTTTAGAGAAGATGAGATGGAAGCGGCGAACTAATATGATGCTTCAATTCtaacaaaaaaaggtaaatatcaagTGCCACTATCAGATACATGAAAGTTATTCTGTTTATTCAAGAAGCTGTATCATCTTCTGCTAAACAACAACTCTTGATAGAaattgatgtttaaaatgaaggtAAAGAACCTAgtcatttttattgattcttTACATAGACATCATTCTCattctatttattttcttggtTCATGTATGATTATTATTGTCCAGAACGTATGAAATaattgacaataaagatgactttgactTGATAAATGATGTAAAGTGTTTTCCTTAATGAAAAAAACCCTGGATTTTCAGAAACTTTCACACTTGTTAATGATAGAGTTTTAGTAACATTGACAGATATTGATAGACACAATATGACTCTGTTTTACATGATAAGAAAACCATTTGAAAATAcgataaatgataaacaactaGTTTCCTTCAGACACACAATCTCAATATATTCACACAACCAGTCAGTTGATTACAATTATAGAAAATCTGACACATTTCCATCGACTGTCATTTTTGTAGAATTAACAGCACTGTGTTTCTTCAACAATTTATGTGTTGATTTCCAGGATGCTAAAAGttgagttttattttctaatttttcatttacaaCTGAAAGTATCTGAAAGGAATTCTTTCAAATTTGGTTATAAATCTGCTTCTTATTGTCAcagatagtaaaaaaaacaacaactatattTTAAAGAATACTAACACACACGTCTTGAAACTTCTTAAgatcaaacttaaaaaatgaatcctcaacacatttttttttctgatcccttctttaaaatgtattcaaaatctAGATTGCAAAGCTATTTTATCACATTCTCACATTGGTGAAAAGGTTTTAAATAGTTCTGATTaaatcacacatgaacacaaaacagaaagtcGTGGCAATGAAGGCTTTATTGATAAAATGATTAAACCAAACACAATGTCTCTGACATCACAAGTCAGTACATTTGGAgttaatgtaaaaaacaaaca from Labrus mixtus chromosome 11, fLabMix1.1, whole genome shotgun sequence includes the following:
- the si:dkey-238d18.5 gene encoding sialoadhesin isoform X1, yielding MASLKCPLLYVLLCFQAVQTEASSWTATVPSSVKGLLGSCVVIPCTFDYPDPGRTLTGLTGMWNNGAYQLINHPVQSKVIEQYRGRTELLGDVRQKNCSLKIDPIQQSDQGPFNFRIEMADYEKYSYSANSVSIAMISEPDQIIFSVKNELKEGETVSASCSVSHSCPASPPVFNWSHSGENVFQQQQLDAGQWKATSTLTFNPTHVDHEKNLQCSVRYKGGKHQTTSKKLNVKYAPVNVKVEYKSKVKEGESVQMKCSSDANPPASYEWHNETGAQLFQGKVYTLHNASRHTGALYCTAINTIARSKSSPVQLNVLHAPVNVKVEYKSKVKEGESVQMKCSSDANPPASYEWHNETGAQLFQGKVYTLHNASRHTGALYCTAINTIARSKSSPVQLNVLHAPEIKTMSSCYAEADMVKCVCIAESSPASTVHFVLSDKVVPKAKIEKHGLVTIGTLQVEFGSSGFVRCLANNTQGSADLTLYFPVNSKMQNIYISIAIGAGGILVILLIAVGVKKCRGRSVDAATTPLSTMKADKDVEHPQYATATTKRIEKTDDDDDCLGGVYANEPVYGNMETDQDDAIYANM
- the si:dkey-238d18.5 gene encoding sialoadhesin isoform X2, giving the protein MASLKCPLLYVLLCFQAVQTEASSWTATVPSSVKGLLGSCVVIPCTFDYPDPGRTLTGLTGMWNNGAYQLINHPVQSKVIEQYRGRTELLGDVRQKNCSLKIDPIQQSDQGPFNFRIEMADYEKYSYSANSVSIAMISEPDQIIFSVKNELKEGETVSASCSVSHSCPASPPVFNWSHSGENVFQQQQLDAGQWKATSTLTFNPTHVDHEKNLQCSVRYKGGKHQTTSKKLNVKYAPVNVKVEYKSKVKEGESVQMKCSSDANPPASYEWHNETGAQLFQGKVYTLHNASRHTGALYCTAINTIARSKSSPVQLNVLHAPVNVKVEYKSKVKEGESVQMKCSSDANPPASYEWHNETGAQLFQGKVYTLHNASRHTGALYCTAINTIARSKSSPVQLNVLHAPEIKTMSSCYAEADMVKCVCIAESSPASTVHFVLSDKVVPKAKIEKHGLVTIGTLQVEFGSSGFVRCLANNTQGSADLTLYFPVNSKMQNIYISIAIGAGGILVILLIAVGVKKWGRSVDAATTPLSTMKADKDVEHPQYATATTKRIEKTDDDDDCLGGVYANEPVYGNMETDQDDAIYANM